A genome region from Candidatus Hydrogenedentota bacterium includes the following:
- a CDS encoding glycoside hydrolase family 31 protein has protein sequence METRRRWPGCLLKIMAVLLVILALFVFLAFLLPVWGGVPRGARGGPVPLTPAWALECWVWEDDGNTAAATLELLEDYRNNDFPVRAVLIDSPWSTRYNDFVVDEARFPNPGAFFKQLEDAGYRVVLWMTCMVNSESDDTAIPESADWQRAAAERGLLVGGNYQAPWWKGRGGFIDYTNPVAMDWWRGQQRQVLEWGVDGWKLDGAATLLGMAGGFLPYKKAHAGFVTTRQYMDLYYRAEYKHGLEKNPEFITLARALDSPL, from the coding sequence ATGGAAACTCGACGGCGCTGGCCGGGTTGTTTGCTGAAGATCATGGCCGTTCTTCTCGTGATCTTGGCCTTGTTTGTCTTCCTCGCGTTCCTTCTGCCCGTGTGGGGCGGCGTGCCGCGCGGGGCGCGCGGCGGGCCCGTGCCGCTGACGCCCGCGTGGGCACTCGAATGTTGGGTCTGGGAGGATGACGGCAACACGGCCGCGGCCACGCTCGAATTGCTGGAAGACTACAGAAACAACGATTTCCCCGTGCGCGCCGTGCTCATCGACAGCCCATGGTCGACGCGCTACAACGATTTCGTCGTTGATGAGGCGCGGTTCCCGAACCCCGGGGCCTTCTTCAAACAACTGGAAGACGCGGGCTACCGCGTTGTGCTGTGGATGACCTGCATGGTCAACAGTGAGAGCGACGATACGGCCATTCCGGAATCCGCCGATTGGCAGCGAGCCGCGGCGGAGCGCGGGTTGCTCGTTGGCGGCAATTACCAGGCGCCGTGGTGGAAAGGCCGCGGCGGGTTCATCGACTATACCAACCCGGTGGCGATGGACTGGTGGCGCGGACAGCAGCGGCAGGTGCTCGAATGGGGCGTGGACGGCTGGAAACTCGACGGCGCGGCAACACTGCTCGGGATGGCGGGCGGGTTCCTCCCGTACAAGAAGGCCCACGCCGGCTTCGTCACGACGCGGCAGTACATGGACCTCTATTACCGCGCAGAGTACAAGCATGGATTGGAGAAGAACCCCGAATTCATTACGCTCGCGCGCGCGTTGGATAGCCCCCTGC